CACCAGCATCACAAAAGGCTCCCGGTGACTATAAAGAATATGAAGTACTCTATCCATTAGAAGACTATGTCATATACGATGACTTTAATGGAACCGTTGATTATAAGATGAGCGTAGACTTCTGGTCTGATAAAGGTGCTAAATACTTTACTGAAAATGGGAAAGAGGCCATTTCAGAAGGTTTAACAAAGGGCTTTGAGAGACTCATTAAAAAAGGAAATGATGAAGGAAAGACACTTAAAACAGAAGTTCTTCCTGAGCTGACAAAAGAGTTTTTAAATACATTTGTTTATACTATAAAAGTTGTAAAACTTATCGATTCAAACTTTGAATTTGATATTATGTTTACTCCTTATGAAAAAGACTCCGCTACTTATAAAGACGAATTACAAACAAACCAACTAGTAAATATTGACTCCACTGGAAGCCTTTATAAAGAATATAAGAAATATAATGCAAATTTTTCAAATGCTATTATTGAAACACCTATTCCAGTATCAAATGAAGATTATCAATACCTAGGCGGTGCAATTACCCTTGCAGCTGAAGTTATTGATACAGATTGGAAGATTTCACAACCAATCCCAAATCCTAAGAAGAATGGTGTAAAAGGATTTCTTCGTTTAAGAAAGTACTTTAGAGTTAATTCTCCAACAGATTTAAAAGTGGATTCATTCAAGTCGAAGTACCTAAATATTACGGAACAAGACTTCAACGCAAAAAATGATATGCCTCAAGTTGTCACAGTTGACACGATCTACGAATACAATTTGAAAAATATTATCCCAAAGAAAACGAAAACAATTATTCACTTTGGTGAGATTGTCTCTCTTGATAAGAAATACGATAGCTTCTTTAAGAGACTATTCACTTTCTTTAAAAAGAAGAACGATATTAAAACATCAGAATTTAATTTCAAAGGTGATTTCTCAAGTGGGCCTATTAAAACCAACTTCAAGGGACAGATCAAAAAGCTTGTTTACGATCATCAAGAGAAGAAATTCACAAGTAAGAGTCGTGTAACAGCAAACCCTCGTGATTTTGATCAACGAATGAAGCTACGTCATGCGATAAAAAAGACGTTCCTTGAAGATAATACAGAATTTATTATTAAGAATTTAAATTTAAGCAAATTTATCAATAACTAGGTTGTGAATATGAAAAAGATTCTAACGAGTACAATTCTTTCAGCTCTTGCGATGCAATCATTTGCTGGTCAATTCAATATTAAAGATCGCATTGAATCTCAAAAGCTAATGCTTGAAAGCTACGATTCTCTCTATGGACAAAGAGAATACTCTCATCCACCAAGCTTCTTTGATGCGCTCAAAGACCTCAAGGGGCTAAAAGAGAAATCCGCGGTAAAGTTCATGAAAAAAGCCGATGAGATTCTTCCAAATAAGATTGCGATGCCAGTTACTTACTGGGCAAAGGTTAATCCTAATGAGAAGAATCTAGCAGAAGTTATTCACTACTATATGGCCTACAAGCTCTTTATACTTAGAGATTATATTGATAATCCATTAACAAGTGAAAAAGATAAGGCCCAAGCAGCGAAGCTATTAGAGAAGATAACAAGAGATGGTATTACATCAAATTCTATTTCTAATTATTTTTCGACTTTAAAAATACACTCTTTAAAAATTGCCACATCAAAAGATGTCATTGAAGAACTTTCTAATAATGAAATTATCAATATTGACTTCAATGAATATTTTAAGGATATCAATACATACTCTCTTTCGGCCCTGGGATTTGTTCCTTCTAATAAAACTGAAATTGTTTCAGAAAATGATCGATCTCTAGAAAGAATTGACTGGCTAAATCAACGAGTTATCTTTGCTGGTGGAAAACTAGATTTTGATTCTGATTATATCAAGATGCCAACAGGAGAAGATCCAACAGGAAATATCATTTTTCAAGAAGATCCAATTTATATTAAGATTCGCGATATGATTGATAGTGCTGAGCATTCAGTATTTATCGATATTTTCTTATTTGGTGGAACGCTAGGTGCGACTCTTTCAGAGTATCTTCTTGACCAGACAAAAGAGAAGCTTAAGAAGAATCCTAATTTTAAAGTTGTTCTTCTCCACGACTATGCAACAAATTACAATATGCTCGATGAGATGATGCCTATATTTGAATATATAAAAAAGCGTATTGAAACAGAGGATGAGCTAAAAAATAATGTTTCACTTCTTCAGGCAAATATTCAACGTCACCCTCCAGGGATTCCTTTTGGGATTACGAAATTAATTCCAAAAACAAAGGAAGCGATTCAATACTTTGAGTCAGGTAGTACGTATTTTGAATCAAAAATTGACCACTCAAAAGTAATTGTGGTTGATGGAAATACTGAAAATGCACAAGCATACTTTGGTTCAAAGAACTGGACTGACCACAGTGGTGGTTATTACTACGATGATGCCATTTATGTCACAGGTGCAGCCGCCGGACTAGTTCAAGCATCATATTATCGAGATCTAGAAGCGGCCTTAACTGAAGACCCGAAGGAATTACTTGGCTTTTATTATAAAGAACAAGGCTTTGATAATCGCGCTTATCTTGCAAAAAAAGACCAGATTCTAAAGGATATGAGTATCACAAAAGACAAATACGAAGTGAAAGGAGACTCTGTTATTCGCCTAGCTGAAGCCGATGTCGATGGAACAATCAAAAATGTTCGAAATATCTTAATTGATATGATTTCAAAAGCAGAAAAGAATATCTTCATGGAGCAGCTATTTCTGTATGATTCATATGTTATCGATGCACTGATAAAGGCAAAAAGACAGAATCCACTACTTGATATCAAACTTGTAATTGACCACAATGGAAACTTTGGAATGAATGGGCTACCAAATACTCTCTTTGTTAAGAGGCTTGTTGATGCAGGTATTGAAGTTCGTGCTCGTAAAACTTATGGTATTACAGCAAATTTCCCAGATGGTACAACAAAAGAATATCACCAAGAAAACCATCGTAAGATCACTTCAGTCGACGGGATTACAGTTCTAGGTGGATCTTCAAATATTAATCCAGATACTCTTCAAGGATCTTTTAGAGAGTTTGGTGCTCAAATCTTTGATAAAGGTGAAGTACTAAGTTTTGAAAAGCGCTTTAAAAGAGATTGGAACGATTCAGAAAAGATGGAAATCTTTGATATAGAAAATTTTGAAGCTAATATCCAAGGTGTTGCTTTTGGTAAACGCTCTTCTGCGATTATCAATGCAGTTGGAAGTATGGTTTACAAATCAAAAGATGGAATTGAAAAGAGACACAAATAATCTTATCTAATCAAGTAGCTGCTTATCCACAACAGCTACTTGATTGTTTCTTATTAGCTTTATAAAGCTTATATCTTCTTGGTAATTCTACTAATAATAAAGATCTCAAAATCAACAAAGTAAAAACGACAGCAAGAGAAATCTCCCACCAACTTGATACTTCGTGGTCATGATGAGCAACTTTGAAGTCTAATGGCCAAGTGAAGGCTTGATATAGATAATCTGTTAGAAATGAAAATACTAATGCGACAACAGCAATTGCTACAACATTGATTACCACTCCTCTTTTTCCAATATACTTACCTATGACAAGAATATTTGAGATATTAGTTGCAGGTCCTACAAGTAGGAAAAGTAATGCCATTCCAGGACTCATTCCCTTCATCACAAGTGATGCGGCAATTGGAGTCGTTGCAGATGCACAAATATAAAGAGGAATACCAACTAATAGAATTGCACCTCTTCCGGCCCAACCGTGAAGTCCATCAAAGAAGTTTGCAGGAAGCGCGAAGTCGATAAAGGCTCCGGCCAAGATTCCAAATGCAAGCCAAACGGCCATATCATCAACAAGCTCAAAGTAACCAAATTTAAAAGAGTCCTTTAATTTCTTTGAAAAGCTCTCACTGGCCACTTCCTTCTTCTTACTTGCACAACAGCTCTTAACTTCAGGCTCTTCATTTTTAACGAATTTATCTGTTTTAAAGACAAGTTGAAGAACACCGGCCACCATTGCAGAAAAGAATGCGGCAACGGGCCTAATTATTGTCATTGGAAGATCCATCATTCCATAAGTCATGGCAATTGAATCGACACCTGATTCAGGAGTTGAAATAAGAAAGGCAGATGTCGCAGAATTTGATGCTCCCTGCTTCTTTAAAGTAGCAGCGGTAGGGATTACGGCACAACTACATAGAGGAAGCGGGATTCCTAGTACAGAGGCCTTAAAAGCTCCCCATATTCCTTTTCCACCCATGGCCTTCTTGATGCGATCAACAGAAATAAAGGCCTTAATGATTCCAGCGGCCAGAAGCCCAAACATAAGAAATGGCGCTGATACTAATATATAATTCCAAAGTGATGTTAAAAAACCCATAATTACCTTCTTTTATTGAGCATATCATAGCAGAGCAAACACTGTTCGTCCTGCGTAGTTGCGTAATTTTGGGCAGTTGATAGACAAATTTTATAGATGAGACGAAAAAAGATGAACAATTTTTTATTTTTTCTATTGACGAATGTGATCCAAATCCCTATATTAATTCTTACGAAATGCGGGGGCGTAGTTAAGTTGGTTATAACGTCTGCCTGTCACGCAGAAGGCCGAGGGTTCGAGTCCCTTCGCTCCCGCCATTTTCATTTCGTAACATTCAAGTTTTAAACTCTTCGGAGTCTAAGATATTAAAGCCGAGTTAACCCACTCGGCTTTTTTTTTGGAGGCGTCATTTGCCACGATGGCAAAATGACGACGAACAACGCATGACCGACCCGGAAGGGAGGTCAGGTGAACCAACCCTGCAATCTCACTTACATTTTTTGAATGACTATTTTCTTACAGGAAAAGCAGTATGCTAATTGAAGCCGTGCAACCCTGACGACCGAGCACGATGCGAGGGAGAGAGGGTTCCCCGCAAAATTTCCAATCTACATTT
This sequence is a window from Halobacteriovorax vibrionivorans. Protein-coding genes within it:
- a CDS encoding phospholipase D-like domain-containing protein, encoding MKKILTSTILSALAMQSFAGQFNIKDRIESQKLMLESYDSLYGQREYSHPPSFFDALKDLKGLKEKSAVKFMKKADEILPNKIAMPVTYWAKVNPNEKNLAEVIHYYMAYKLFILRDYIDNPLTSEKDKAQAAKLLEKITRDGITSNSISNYFSTLKIHSLKIATSKDVIEELSNNEIINIDFNEYFKDINTYSLSALGFVPSNKTEIVSENDRSLERIDWLNQRVIFAGGKLDFDSDYIKMPTGEDPTGNIIFQEDPIYIKIRDMIDSAEHSVFIDIFLFGGTLGATLSEYLLDQTKEKLKKNPNFKVVLLHDYATNYNMLDEMMPIFEYIKKRIETEDELKNNVSLLQANIQRHPPGIPFGITKLIPKTKEAIQYFESGSTYFESKIDHSKVIVVDGNTENAQAYFGSKNWTDHSGGYYYDDAIYVTGAAAGLVQASYYRDLEAALTEDPKELLGFYYKEQGFDNRAYLAKKDQILKDMSITKDKYEVKGDSVIRLAEADVDGTIKNVRNILIDMISKAEKNIFMEQLFLYDSYVIDALIKAKRQNPLLDIKLVIDHNGNFGMNGLPNTLFVKRLVDAGIEVRARKTYGITANFPDGTTKEYHQENHRKITSVDGITVLGGSSNINPDTLQGSFREFGAQIFDKGEVLSFEKRFKRDWNDSEKMEIFDIENFEANIQGVAFGKRSSAIINAVGSMVYKSKDGIEKRHK
- a CDS encoding SO_0444 family Cu/Zn efflux transporter, whose translation is MGFLTSLWNYILVSAPFLMFGLLAAGIIKAFISVDRIKKAMGGKGIWGAFKASVLGIPLPLCSCAVIPTAATLKKQGASNSATSAFLISTPESGVDSIAMTYGMMDLPMTIIRPVAAFFSAMVAGVLQLVFKTDKFVKNEEPEVKSCCASKKKEVASESFSKKLKDSFKFGYFELVDDMAVWLAFGILAGAFIDFALPANFFDGLHGWAGRGAILLVGIPLYICASATTPIAASLVMKGMSPGMALLFLLVGPATNISNILVIGKYIGKRGVVINVVAIAVVALVFSFLTDYLYQAFTWPLDFKVAHHDHEVSSWWEISLAVVFTLLILRSLLLVELPRRYKLYKANKKQSSSCCG